The Lactobacillus sp. ESL0680 genome has a segment encoding these proteins:
- a CDS encoding GatB/YqeY domain-containing protein: protein MSLSEQIMADMKEAMKARDKVKLNTVRMIKSALMNEKIKAGHELSSDEELTVLNREKKQREESIEEFTKAARTDLADETKQELAVVESYMPKQLSQDELEQIVTETIAEVDAKGKSDFGKVMKALMPKIKGKADGKAASSAVRNHLN, encoded by the coding sequence GTGAGTTTATCAGAACAAATTATGGCTGACATGAAGGAAGCCATGAAAGCACGCGATAAAGTTAAATTGAATACAGTGCGGATGATTAAATCAGCCCTGATGAATGAAAAAATCAAGGCAGGTCATGAACTTAGTTCAGACGAGGAATTGACCGTTTTGAATCGGGAAAAGAAGCAACGCGAAGAATCAATTGAAGAATTTACTAAGGCTGCTAGAACTGATTTAGCTGATGAAACTAAACAGGAATTGGCAGTTGTGGAAAGTTACATGCCGAAGCAATTGTCCCAAGATGAGTTAGAGCAAATTGTCACTGAGACAATTGCCGAAGTTGACGCCAAAGGTAAGTCTGATTTTGGTAAAGTGATGAAGGCTTTGATGCCTAAGATCAAGGGCAAGGCTGATGGTAAAGCAGCTTCCAGCGCAGTGCGTAATCATCTAAATTAA